The Girardinichthys multiradiatus isolate DD_20200921_A chromosome 11, DD_fGirMul_XY1, whole genome shotgun sequence DNA window gagaAGGAGAATACAATAATGCAGGAGCATGCAGAGGAAGgctgtgtgtaaaaaaaaaaaaaaaacactaattacAATGTTTGCATCcaaatttaaaacctttttaatccTAGAGGGAAACATGAAATCCtacagaagagagagagagaaaacagaaaagattcaAGTCTATTACCTCCTGCAATGATTATCTACTGATGTTTCTAGAACTGGAGGACAAGTTTATCCTGAGCTGCAAAACAGATTCTTTATTGCAAAGTAAACTTTTCAACCATAGCACAATAACATGTTAGTTTACTTTAAAGTAAAGTGTTAGGATGAATTTTGCACAGAATGAATTGAAAATTTCATTCAACTTTTGCCAAAATATATTGCAGTGGTTTGATCTGTCATATAAAAAGTGATGTAAATAGCAGAAATTAAGCAAATAGTTGTAAATATTATCAACTTAGAAAAACTTAAGAGCTACATTAAGACAGTTGTTTAAAATATCTAAAGcaatatttaaatgaaacataATTATCAGATTGCTTCACAGAtctttcttcatttttaaaacttaacAGTTCTTAAAAgcctaaaaaaacaacagcacatGAATGCTTGTTAAAGAAGAAATGTCCAAACCTCGGTATaagatgtttgattttgttaaaGCTGTAATGTTTCACCAAGACACGACTAATCCATCTACTGCCATAACTCTTACAGCAAAGTTATTTCAAAAGTAACAATTGAATAAGAAAAAGAAGACTCATTAGCTTCTATTGCTGACATCAAGTTTAATGTAAGGctattaataaatacataacCTGCTATTTAAATGATATTACATCCCCAGAAATAACCCTAATTTATTCAGTAGattcagaggaagaggaagttCTGTTAAAGATGATTGTCAGGTAAAGCATTGCAGCGCTAGAGTGAAGGCTCAGGTGATTTCAGTGCCAAAAAACAATGAAGAAGTATTGATTTaaaattcagaaaacaattcACATCAGCAAAGCATGCAGTGGCCCCAGCATCATAAAAACAacaccaacaaaaaacaaaaacaaaaacaacatgaaacatTCAGTTCATGAGaaaactttttctcattttctcaaACATTTTCTCGGCTTTGCCCGGTCTGAGTGTACTTGCAGTAGTGCGGTGTTATGCTGTTGTGTCCTGCTTGAGCCTTTGGCTGCGTGCCTTGTAAACTTCGATCAGCAGGTCTTTAACGTACTGGATTTCACGTTCCACGGACTCTGCCTTGTCTCGTAGCTCGCGGTTCCTCCCCTCAAGGCAATGCAGCTGCTCCTCCAAAGAATCTAGTTCCGCCCTTTTTCGCTGGCGATACCTAAGTCAAGCAAAAGATGTTGAATTTTTTTCCAAGTCatgtaaaatatgaaaacttGTTGCTTTCTTAGGAAATTCAGTAGAAATTAGGATGTACCTATGAGCAGCAGTTTTGTTCTGATCTCTTTTCTTTTGCTTCCGTTCTCCGCCTTCGTGTGGAATTATGTCGGCTTCATATTTCACAGCACAGTGGTCTTCTCTTAGCCTGCATGCCTGCCTGTGCCCTGAGGTCTCCAGGTTCAGACTCTCCCTTGCCATCAGAAAGCATTCTGGGGCCTGATCCTCAAGGTAATTACAGTGTAAATCAGGCTGTAGCATCTGCAGATTCTCTGTTTTCATCTGTTCGCTGATGTTCCCCAAGAAGCTGCTATAGGCCTCGGATTGAGGAGTCGCTGGAATGTAAATACTTTCACCGCTGTCGGTTTTCCACGATACGGTGGCCTTTGCCAACTCCACGCTGGTCTTGATGCTGCTCAGCACCTCATTGTTCACGGTGCTTCCGCTGACCTCCCTCATGCTATACATCAACACATCCTCTTTCTTCTGAGGAGCATCCAGTGATCCACCAAAGCCAAATACACCACCAACAACCTTGGCGGGACTCATCGCATTTTGACTAAAACAGCAATTTTTCTCATCTTTGGATAAGCCAGCACATCGTCTAATCTCGACTGCATTACCCAGGCAGTAGCTTTTCCCTACCAGATGCTCATCCGCTACACAGCCATAATTACTCGTTACGGCCACAGCAGAGTTACCTGAGTTACTTCCTTTGGAACCCAACGCACTGTTTTCGTAGCCTTCACTGAACCTCACACCCTCCAGAACTCTCTTCCTACCACATCCATTGGGGCGACTGCAGCTGTACGGGGCATGTCTGGGTATTTTGGATCGCCCTATGGGCCCGCCACAGATGCTCAGCAGGTCCAGCTCCCCGGTTGCCAGGGTAACAAGAAGTGGGTTGGACTCCGATTGGGTGGACGCAGAGTACGAGGCATATGGCAGTTGACTAAATGGCTGAGGACCTGCCGGCAGTGGACCCCTGTCGCATTTTCCCAGCCTTTGCCCTTTCTCTGGCAGTGGCTCAGACAGGAAGTAGTCCTCAAGCTGGGCGagttcctcctgcagcaaaGAGGTCATGACCTCCAAGTCAGAGGGCACCTGGATATCATTCTGAAGGGGTGAAGGGGGAAGGGAGGCATTGGTGGAGGAGGGAGGGGAAGGAGGATTTGGGAGGTACGAGGAGAAATCCACTTCTTCCGTCATCCAGTCAGTGAGACCATCACCTATAGAGGAGGAGGAAAAATGTGTTACAACAATCTGgtagatgcaaaaaaaaaaaaaagtataaaaaaatattaattagcATTGCAGGCATTATTGAATCGACAATCGTAAATGCAGAGCATTTTTCCTCAAGTCGTCCAAATATCGACAAAACAATCGTAGCTAGTTTTTTACTTACTGTTCAAGAAGGACGAATGTGCTGCAGTGCCGAGCCCACCTGAAAtggggaaaaatataaaaaaaaacgcACTCGCTGCGACTCACCAATTAAATGCGGGCTCTCCTCTGACACCTCCCCCCTGCACCCCTGTGATTGGCTGTGGTTAGCCTGTGGGTGAGAGAGAGCGAGGGGGTCTACCGGGCAGACACGAAGAGTCCTCCAAACATGAGCTGATGTTGCCATCATTTTGCCTGTTGACGCCTTGATTTAGTCCAAGTCCGAGCATACGCTGAGAGTGATAGGGATGGGCCACAGAGACCAGGGCAGGGTAAGCATAATGAAACCTGCAGGGACAAGTGGAGGTAGGGATAAGAAAGCTTGCAACTTTGAAAACATCTGGATCAGTCAATCAAATGACGTAAAAACCAGTGACAGCCAGTGCTTCCCTCTGAAAGTAATATCTACACAATTACATGTTTTGTTGAGATGTGACAAGAAAGGAATTAGCTAAAAATCAGACAATGCAAATGCCCTTAGTTAAAGAAACGAACAAACACACTATTCCTGATGCAACCTATTACATTTTGGAGCAAAATGTTATACAGAAGTGATAACCGTCTCATTTGGACTTTTAACGGgctttaaagtaaaaatgcACTTCACATCTCAAAGCATATGGGACCTTTCCGTGGCGCTGTCAAGGGCCCAACTGTTGATGTAGAAGCTCCACAGCAACCATGTGTCTCAAGTGAGAGGCACCCTGGTGGTTAAATGGGATTAATGCAGATCAGCTGCTTCCAATCCAggttctttttaaattaatccTCTGCTTGATCACTTAAACGGTTTAGATTACAACAATGACAATTTAAAGGCTATTACCAGAGCgtcatttcatttttaatattttaataatcttACAACAATAACTGAGTAAAGAaagtcaaataattaaaaactttgGGACATACAGCTGACAATGTGATAATATGTGTATGTTTTTATAATATAACTATAAGGCTGGATCCACGGCATTTCCAAGAAAGTAGAGTTTAGCGAACTATTTACAAGCATAATAACACTGACATACGCTTTTATTACAAGTAACCAGTCATAAACAATAAGTTCAAAATTAAACAGAATAAGTCATATAAAGTGGAAAGCCAACAAGCCAATGACACCCAATGTTCAActgtaacaacacaaaaaagggAGAAGTAAAAGAGTTTGACTTACTCCATTCTTGCGGGAAAACTGTAGAGCACTTGGGGGTGCGTTGCTAAAGCAAAGCACGACTTCTTTTCGGGTCCAACGACGTCAACAAGAACTTAAAGAGCCATGTTTAGTTCCGAATAACCCGGGACtatggaaaaaacaaagaggacAAGATGCTGCTTTGTTGTGTTCGACCTGTAAACTGAGGTGCCGCCTGGCCGAGACAAAGCATCAATTCATTCACACCTAGCAACCgactgcgtcatcggggcagaacgtgttgttgttgttcagaTCACTCCGCCCACTTCCTCCCTCCGCGGAGGACCACCGAAGGACGGCCCACACTCTCACTGCCAGCTGTTAACTTCTTCTAAAAGTTGTGATTCCAGCATTATTGTTAGAAGTGTTCATAGTTGCTAACATCGCTGTCTTTTTATGCTGTGGCCATAAAGACAGTAAACGTTTGGTAAAACATAAAGAAGTTTTAATAATTCAGTTAATGCGTTTTcggggttttttttgttcaggATGAAACGTAACGGAGACAGACTAGCTCTGTTAGTATCTAAGCTCAGCGGGGTGGTATTGTTCATAACTTTCGACTCAAATAGTTTATCTCCATAGAGTTCTGAGAATGTAATCTATCACAGACCATGATGTATTATTGTAGAGGTACTATTTTGACTCGTTGCGCACTTTATTGTTCAGTAGGAGGCTGTTGCAGGTCCGTTGCATCAGTGGTCCATGCTCATTGTGATTGGCTGTTGGACCTCCCACTGCCGCTCTCTCATTGGCTGGTCACTACGAAATATGATTGGATAGTAGTAGGCAAGGGGAGCCATTGCTATGTtgttatcttttttttcccctgcagTGCAGACGGTGCACATGTTTCATGTAAACAAACCGGGTGTGGTGACAGGTAGAGCATTTTTCCACACTAACAAGAACCTGCACTTTaggtttcagttttaaaatattgctttttattttgaataagcaagattgcttttattaattaaatttcgAGTTACATTTTCTGAATATTGTAAGAGCATACCGTTATAATCCCATTGATAATATAATTTTGAGTTAAATAATTTCACTTTTAATATATGTTGACGTCAATTTAGTACTAGATAACTCGTCCTTTCACTAGCACTTTGTTGAAAGAAATGACAGAATGTCACGAAAAAAGAGATTATTCAAAATGATAAGTTTTTATCCAAATACAGcctcaatgatttttttttctagcgAATTTGGTGAGATATAGTCCACACATTGACTGACAAGGTATTTCAATGATAATTATGTTAGAattaaagctttgtttttctcctttcaGCAAATCCCAAAGCTGCGTGTGTGCTGTTCTTCTGTTGCTATAGCAATAGCGGACACTGCCCCTATTTTAGACTTGTTTTCTGGTTGCTGTTGCCATGGGATTtgcatctctctctctttcccctCCTTACTTACTGTTCTTTCCTCAGATCACTTCTGTAACAACACCCGTCTCTGTCCAACCGTTCCTCTATCTCATTTGCTGAATTGCATTTCTGCGACATTATCTGTTTGCCAGAATCAATAGCTTTATTTACAGTTCTGCTCAACTGACAGATTAATAGGCCTGTAAATGATTTGTCCACCAGAAAGCTTCTCACTTGCTCTGATAATGACATTATCTTAACAGAGGAGCTGTTTGTGCTCAGtggaaacaaaatgtacattgcTGTGAAAAACTGTTTGCCCCCTTAtagatttctgctgtttttgcttttttttctaacttacctatttcaaataataaaaccaaagtTTAATGCTGGAGTAAGATGAcccaaataaatttaaaaatcagCTTATCAaagaatgatttcatttattaggggCTAATAGCTATCCAAATCATCTAAGACCTTATTTTCTTCAGGGTCAGTGGTCACGATTTAACAATTAGAAAGAGACTTGACAAAAATGACATCCATGGGACAGTTACAGGGCAAAAGCCACAGCTAAGCAAAAAATAGCATAGGCTTTTCACAGCTTTGCCAAAGCAAATATTTATGATCCCGAAGatttctgaaaaaatattttgtgaactGACAATACAAAAGGGAACTTATTCGACACTTTTTTGACCATTTTCATGCTTGAAAACACTCAAATTTTGGTGAATTAAACCAGTTAAACAAAGGAAAGCAGGCCAAAAATCCTTTGCAGACTCATTgtcagttatcacaaacacttaATGGCACTTGTTGGCCAGAGCAGTTATTGGTCATggggcatttatttttttcacaaaggGCAAGGCTGGTCCAAATAGCCTCTTTtccattaataaatgaaatcattcaaatcaaaaatatgttattcatcccaaagggaaattatcataaaaaatgcctttttgtatttactcaggtaatctttgtctgatattaaaatctgcctgatgatctgaaacattaaagtgccacaaaaaggcaaaaacagaagaaatttatAAGGGGACCGTTTTGTTTCATCTATATGATTCTAAAGCACACTTCTTTTATCAGAAAACTACTCAGCACAACGTGTTGCATCTGCTTTATAAGAAGTAATTGGAGAGATTTGTAAAAAGGCAACCTGATGCAATCCAGATAAATGTGGTCGTAATGGAAACCAGATTGAGACAGTAGTAGCTGGTGAAGTTGGCAGGTCTCACAGGAAATCGCTGACTGCTCTCTCTGTCTGTGTTAATTGGCCCACTGAGGGCTTCCTGTTTGTGCGTCATGAGAGAAAGCCAAGGTGCTGCTTATGATCGGATTGCTACATTTCTCTGTTGTCACCACTGTAAAGAACTACTTATTTTCGTTATATTTAGGAAGACATATGCTTAGCTCATCTGGAGGGCTTACAGAATGGAGAACAGATTTTTTAAGtcacagaaacatcaaaactgAAGTAAACAAACCAGTTTATACAGCAAGAACAACATCAGATCAAACCTAGTATGTGTCTAAGACATTTAAACGTAACTCTTCTATAACTGATGCCCTGGCTAATTGAATATTGTGCACGAGCTGAGAAGTTAGAAAAGTCAACGCTTGCATGCCAAGTGCATGTATGGCACGTTAGTGAGGGTTACAGCATCATTTCATCATCATCTCTCTCAGAATTTATTGTCCTCAACTTTTGCCCCTCTTTGAACACATGAAGAAAACATGTAGTTCAGTTACCACTTGTGAATGGAAGCCCCCTCAGAGGGGATTTGCGGATGTTTCTGCTTGTGTTCAGTCAAATgattgcatgtttgtgtgtttgtcatGAAAGCAGGTAATCAATtctaatttaaattttaattcaaTCAAGTATTTTAAAACTAGACTAACCTCTTTTGGTATTGAGCCATGATGGAAGCAGTGAGTTTAGCGGTTATGTTTATGTTCTGATCCTCAAGGACTTGATGGTAAAGTATAGGTGTATGATGTAAAAATCTATTAAGTCCTTCTTTGGGATCCCACTGGATATCATTTACTTTTATCAGCTCAAACTCCAAAGTGCAAGATCTGGCACAATAAAGTAAACACATGTCAGCAGGTAGCACTTGTCACACAATGTGATACatgaaatgtgaatttgttttgaaatgttgaAGAAAATTGCAGAATTAAAACGATTTGAAATAAAGTTAGTATAGCACCAAGTCCCAGAAGATCCATTCAAGTTATTTAGAGCACTCAGAGTGTGTGATTCTGTACTGACCTATTAAAACCCAAGAGGCTCAGCGTCTATCGCCTTGGAGCTTTACAGCTGATACACATTGAGGCAACTTGCTTTCTGCAAGCCGGTCTCGTGGCAGTTTGTGACAAACAAGAAATCTGTTAAATAATGAACATCAATGCCCTTTGGGATTTTTTTGGTATGCTTGCATGGTATTCAGAGTTCATGTGTCAGGCTGATGCTCGTCACACAGGAACTTTTGTGACAAAGGGTATTCATAGGCAGGGTTTTGTCAAACAAATGTGTGGAAGTCAATTTATCAATGTTTCACTGGTTGCAAAACCTAAATAAATTGATAaactttaaaaaggtttgaatgactgtacagtgccttgtaaaattaTTCCTACGCCttcttttgggattttatgtgataggccaggggtcagcaacctttTCACTGTAAAGAGACGGTTTTGCCCTCACTCCTATAGTAAATAAATTGTGTACAGAGCCCTAAAACCTTTATATTatgaaacttttaaaacattttatatttaagtttttatttttttaattccaaGATCTAAGAGAagcaatgttgtttttgttgtattaGTTTTACAACCTGCATCAAATGGATGAATTCTTCATCAGCATGTTATTTAGCTCTGCGGGAgcctggtaatgagccatttatttaattcaggtgtgttggagctgAGCAGCCCTGATCCAAACTAACAGGCTAGGCAGGAGAACAGtagtcagagaagcaaccaGCAGGCCTATGGTCCCTCCGAAGCTCAGGTGGCATCGTCATGCTATCCACAAACCCGGCCACAAATATTTCGCCACAAGCCATTTAGGAGATAGAGCAAAATGTAAAAGATGCTTTGGTTAGATggtaaaaataattactttttgaCCAACCTGCAAAATGCAGTGTGGCAGAAAAGTCTGTCATAACCCTGAACGCactatccccacagtgaaacatggtggtggcaacatcatgctgtgggaggaCTTCTCTCCAGCAAAATCTGGGAAGCCCTTGAGAGTTAATGGGAAAATGGATGAAAGAAAATCCAGGGCAATTCTGGAAAAACAACTGCTAGAAGCTCCTAAATGACACGACCATAAACATGCAGTCAGAACTGCAGTGGAATGTTTTATAGATCAAAGCATACTTATGTGTTAGAACATCCCAGACCAAAAATGAAAACCTGTGCCAAGACTTGATGAATATTGATGCTTACAAACATAATGATCTaaatgagcttgagctattttgctaaggagatttaaaaaatgcatccgctagatgtacaaagctgataGAAAGATATCCCTAAAGACATGCAtctgtaattgcagtaaaacGTGGCTGTGCAAAATGAATGCAAATGCGCACCATGCTTTTCAAACTTTGAATTTAAATCAGTGTTAAAATCAATGCATCCACTTGACAATTATGCActtatttgtgttggtctgtcacattcaGTACAAACAGTGATTTGTTTAAGGGAGGAAACATCAGGAGCTAAGTTCTGTTCCCAATATCGGATGTATCGAGTGAAAATTGCTTTGATGTGCGAtgtctgcatgtgtgtttgAGTGCGGATAAGGCGTGTTTAGGGATGGGCAGGAGACGTTTTCCACCTTTAATCTCTTAAATTAATCTGAactcatgatttgaaaatgtatgaaTCAGAGCACACGCTGTGAAGACTGTGGAAGCGGAGCCTTTGACAGTGGATTGCTGTAAACTTTCTGTTTGAGCTGGCAGGATGTCTCTGTTTCACCAGCAATTTGTTTAGGGTTGTGTTTAGACAAGCCTAATATCTCCTATTAATGCTGACAAACTTGCACGAGAGCTTCGCAGCTTTGCAGTCTGTCTTATGTGAACTCAAAGGCCTGGGGGGAAAAGGCCAGTCTGCTCCTATGAAAGACAGAGGAGATCACCTTGGGCTCATTAACATTTCGCCTACAATAAGGCTAGGTGTCACTTATGCCCATCACTGCAGTAATGAGCACAATGAGCACATTGCCCTCTTAAGATCTGTTTACTATGCTGCCAGGCGCACTGGTGGCTCAGAGATACACTGATGTGTGGAAATCTCTCCCAAGGTCAGAGAAATGCAAACCGCAGACTGTGTTTCTTATTACCTGCACAAATCTCAAAACGGGCTGGTGCTCATTTTCATAAATATTACACAACATGTTTTCACCTCAACTAAGGGAATAGGGGAATAACATTTCAAATGCTGAATCTAATTGCTACTTGTCAGGAGCAAGGTGTGGTTTCATGATTAACTACATATCTGCTAAATATTCCTCTGATTACCTCAGATGAATTAATCATACGttatatgttattattattattatcgccttttttttttatcacggATGTGATAGGTGCAGGAGAGGAGGCACACACTTTATGAAGAGATAAGAAGTATGTTGTGCTGCATGTGTGGGGTTCAGATTTCTCCATGTTGAATCATGCATGTTGCATGTAatttcattttctcttttcattatttttatgtaGCTCACCTAGTGCAGACAAGTCATGCAAATAATTAAGCTACTccccaaaaaatacaaacaagttGCTCTCATTTGAGTAGATGTGCTCCAAccactgtataaaaataaatgttaataagACAATTAACACAACAAACCACCTGAACGTTATGTAAAAAGATAAGGAAAGAGGATTTAAAGAGAACACCTCTGCAAAAGTTAGCAGCTCATTAGAGTGTgtgagaatatttacagaaaGCTTGTAATTAATGACTTGTTTGTGTAGCTGCTAATTAAGAGAGGAGGAAAAGGGTTGTAACTTTGTTCAGTTTCACCAACATGTCACATTTGCTACTGGTATGGCCATGGGGCAGTTCCCATTTTGTGTCTCATTAATATTATTAGaaattataacaataataatgttttataatgACAAGTGAAAGAGTAAAAGTGCAAgtgaacaaacataaaaaatatcaaattaaatAGGCGCCAACAAGTTcaattttacttgttttttaataattactTGTTTTGCTTGCTGTTCATCCCCCACTcaaagtttttgctttttttgtcacacttaaatgattcagatcatcaaacaacagtagaaaacaataaactgattaaataaataaaaaatcaagtTATAATTACATGTATGAATGGATAAAAGCTATCATGGAATTATGTGAAAATCTAATGATAatgtaatagttttttttcttgtcttggTATCTTCATGTCTATGGCACAGCACATTTTCCAGCCTGATCCACATAAAACCTGGCATGccattgatttaataaatttaataGTGTGACGAGGGAATAACCTATCTGCCCTGACACTGTAGGGCGACCAGTCCCACCGTACTGTTTGCCTAAGCTGCCAGGACAGGAcactaaatgaaaaaaagagaaaaaagactaACACGTCATCAATAATCACAAAAGACAAAACCATCTGctttatatattgtttatttatatttaatgtggATTTTAGAATATCTTAATGATAGCAACTGCTGCTTTTTATTGAAACGTTAAGAgaagtattttacatttttatataaagtaCAAATGTTTCACTCTTTTATGTACCTAAATGAAAGGCTTTTGGAGCATATATAAATACAGATATTAACAAAGATCATGTAAAATTCatttactgtatatttatatttggcACCAAACAAAGTCACATTTACTATGTAACATATACTATTTTGTTGAAATGCTATAGAAGGTTCCTAGTAAGCTTAGTGTTTTAAAATAGTATTTTTCAAAATCTGGAGAAAAAGTAAACATATATTAAAAAGGTCAGAGGGATAACGCTGCATACTTATGTTAGCTTTAGAGGTGTAAACAGTTTGAGgtgtagaaaaaaaagaagaaattttgAAATTGTTCCACCTGCAATCTTTTAAAGCACATTGaaaaatgactttttatttaaactcaGAGCTGGGCAGATAACCCTGGTCAATTTCATTAAAATTCACCTCCGTCAGGACTGAGCCCTCATTCAGTTTAAGGTGTCAGACTTTTCATGAAGTTGTTTCTTCTCTTCAGATGTCCCTCTGCTCCACACCCCCAGTCCATTAAGGAAGCAGATCAGGTCAGCACGCAGGTGTCCAGTCGCTATCTTCTTTTTGTTTACCTCATCGTCATTATCATCCTCGTGTCCGTCTCTCAGCT harbors:
- the atf5a gene encoding uncharacterized protein atf5a codes for the protein MMATSAHVWRTLRVCPVDPLALSHPQANHSQSQGCRGEVSEESPHLIGDGLTDWMTEEVDFSSYLPNPPSPPSSTNASLPPSPLQNDIQVPSDLEVMTSLLQEELAQLEDYFLSEPLPEKGQRLGKCDRGPLPAGPQPFSQLPYASYSASTQSESNPLLVTLATGELDLLSICGGPIGRSKIPRHAPYSCSRPNGCGRKRVLEGVRFSEGYENSALGSKGSNSGNSAVAVTSNYGCVADEHLVGKSYCLGNAVEIRRCAGLSKDEKNCCFSQNAMSPAKVVGGVFGFGGSLDAPQKKEDVLMYSMREVSGSTVNNEVLSSIKTSVELAKATVSWKTDSGESIYIPATPQSEAYSSFLGNISEQMKTENLQMLQPDLHCNYLEDQAPECFLMARESLNLETSGHRQACRLREDHCAVKYEADIIPHEGGERKQKKRDQNKTAAHRYRQRKRAELDSLEEQLHCLEGRNRELRDKAESVEREIQYVKDLLIEVYKARSQRLKQDTTA